The window TTTCAGTCTGAAAGACTTTTAAAGTCTAGAAGAACGTAAATGCTACTACTGAATGAACTAAATGCTGTAATGATGTAGTCATTCAAATTAAATTATGGGCCTTTTGTAGTCAATATATGTAAAGAGCAGTGTCAGTGCTGTTCATCCTTTCAGGATGGTTTGAATGTAGAAGTATTGTAGAGCACCTGTGTTAGTTGCTGAGTGCAGTATGGCTTTACAGTGTATTAGTTATATTGCTTTCATAAGCTATACTATATACGTATTCCATTGATCAGCTCAGTGCATTTTTATAGATTTGAAGGAGTGGATTTTGCAACACCCAACACTAAGAGTAACTGCTTTGCCCAAAACTACCATCCAATAACATATCATATACTAAAATGTGTCATGAAGTATGGAAAAAATATCAGCAAAATTATACAAAATCATAAAAGGGAAGATTAACCTTACCAAGGTTTTAAGAGACCTCAGCTCATTAATAAATTCAAACTAATTAATAATTCACAGGATGTCCTAAAGCATTGACAGAGTGCGTGATTAGAGAGTAATGTAACAGTGGCCTCTGTTTGTGAAGGATTCTTTTTGGTGTTCTATGTTATGAAGGGATAGCTTGTAAATGCCCACACCAACTTTCCCACCAGGCACTATGGATAAGAACATAAGAGAAAACATCCCAAAGAAGCCAAAATAGATACTGGTgggatgaagaaaaaaagagtagTACAAAGAAGGAGTTGCAGGACATTAGAGCAGTAATTTTGATTTTTCAGTGGGCCGGTGTCGATTTTACACTTAATGATCAACACCCCCATGCAATCCATCCTGCTGCTTTATGTCTTTGTTTCTTGGTGATGACATGGGCAATACCCATCACGCTCTGGGGGCTTGGCCATCCATCTTCCTGCACTCTCCACCCACGCACCATGGACTCAGGGTGACAGGGGCACGCCAGCTTCCAAACCAGAGTTCCACTCGCTCATTAGAATATATCACAGCCTTTTTTCCATGAATTTTATTAGCCTGTTACGTTTAGTccttaaagaaaatgaaaagtctTCTAATGATATTTTGAGGTGGTAATCTATAGAGATTTGGACTGAGACTCctcttttttatacatttagtGGACATTTTAGTTACTATTATAAGACATACAAATGTCACAAGTCATTCTCAATCACTTTTTTTCCCTCGCAAAGCTACTAAGCTGGAATATGTGTGCAATTTCCACTGATTTATGTTGTGCATTTAATTACTAATAACATGTAAAATCATTGGGTTCCCAAAAAACAAAGTCCTAATTAAGTCCTGACTATATAGCCACTTCTATTCATAAAatatgtatgcaaatgtttgggcacccctggtcaaactaaacactgaaaaatccagttatatcaataaaaaaataaatataaaatgcataaaatttcaaaacataatGTGTTTAGTTATTAATATTTATCACTCAGGATATATTAGGTGTGTATATGTGATACATATAAAAAATCTAAGAAATATTACTAGAATTATATCCAATTACAAGAATTTCAGTTTTGCACTCAGAAAAACATGTggtgtagatagatagatagatagatagatagatagatagatagatagatagatagatagatagatagatagatagatagatagatagatatgtatatagtatttacatatatatgtaaaacacTGATGTACATAACTGCATTTGCTGCTGTGTCATCTCAGGCACTAGACTCTCAACCAGTCAAAAGAAACATACTGGATCCCCAGCAATGTCAGTTCTTCTCTGTAACTCTAATATCCAGCACCACAGGGCTAAAAACATCAAACGCCACTTTAGGACCTGTACTCTTACACTTACACTGCTTTACTGGGGCCACTGTGGAGTTCTGTCACCCAGGGGCCAGCTGTTAGGAAACCACGCCCTCAGCATGGTGCACATATGTGACCCAAACACCTACAGACTCCCCCCAGCAATGAACCTCTTTCTGGCCCACTCTACTGGCTCTCCCAAACCCTTTTCATTATCATAACAATTTCAGCTTTGAGGCTGTTTGGAGGTGGGAACAAActcattgtctgatttttttagTCGAGTGAGTAGGAAACGTTCATAGTCCTAGTCTTAAAGGTCTactggtgtgtgtgcatgtggtgtgAGTGTAAGTCGCATGATTGTGTGTTGGAGCAGAAAGGCCTGGGCAGTGGAGAAGCTCAAAACTGAGAGTTCTAACTGCAAAAACCAAAGATCCACAGGAGGACAGACAGAGACCCTTTAACACAAAGGGCAACTGTGGTAAGtgttaaacatttgttttattgtattatcaATGAAAAGCTACATGTTTATGAACACCCATTCTTGTCAGGTAGAGgagagaaaatgtttttgttcctcCCACTCAGCTGTATGCCAAGATAATCACctaatttctcaaaatgttgcAAGTGTCCTGAAAATGACGGGTTTTTTTTACTTAGTATTTCAAGataataacttattttctcaaataattttctcaaatatttatttagaatcacAGAATAATTTCTGGAAATATTGATTTAGTGTCTTGGAAAAACTACTTATACTCTTAAAATATCAACTTAGGGTGTGAAAATTATGAGTTACTTTCTCAAAATTGTGACTGATTTTGAGTTAGTAAGACAAAATTTTAACATTCCATGTTGAAATAAGGAGATTTTAATAGTAGGCCCAATTGTTTCCAGACACTAAGTAAATATTGTAATTAAACCATGTCAAAATGTGAACATACTACTGCGAGAAATAGAGAAGGAGAAACAATATGCTCTGTTATTGATCATCATTTTGGTTTGTAACTagtttttaactattttttaaaGTAGTAGCTAAATTGAAAAGGTTAAAGGTAAACAAAGTGTCACACTCTGTAAATTATTTCTCTATACCTGCATAAAATCCAGGATGTTATAGAAGTGCACATAATACACATAAGAATAATCAAAGAAATCTCACTGGAATCAAATTCAACTACAGGAATTAAAATTTGAATTTAAGCAGTATCAAATAACACATAGTACTCCTGAATGTGGTGgtgtatcaaaaaaaaaaaggtaaggcTGCATTTAATAGAGATCTGGTGTATTATGAAAAGACCTGATATAGTTTAGAGAAATCACTTCATGACGTTTGATTAATCGTCGTGTGCAGGGGTCATCAGGCCCCCATGCGGCACCAAAGCGTACACAAACAAAACGGTCACTGAACTCACCCCAACACGGCGTGGTGTGGGCGTACAGGGCACAGGGGGCATGGGAGGTGCTGCAGAGGCTGTATCAGAAATTCACACAAAATAATATACAAACGCTGTAATTTCTCTAGAATTAAAGGCCGTGGATGAAACCTCTACCATGTTGAGATTAAACTAACAGTCTCTTTAGCTTTATATTTCCTTTTGTCATATCTTCACACATACACCAAAACACGCTTTAGGTGATGTCACTTATATTACCTGtattaaatattacacatattacCCAACTTCTATGACTTCTATAATCTAGCAGGCCTTATCTTTTATGTATGCTATTAACTTGTGCGTATCCCCTTCTAATAGATTAAAATATAAATCCAAAAAGAAGCTGGTAACACTGACACAATGGGAATACATTTTTGTGCCTGTGGGCGTGAAACAAAGGACAAGGACATTTGGAGTGGGTTTAAAGCACTGCCCCCAACAATGCGATAAGTGCAGGCATGAGTGAATTTGAAATGGCTCCATATCTCACAAAATAGGGTGCAAAAGGGTTTATTACCCCAATGGTGGGTGCTTGGGAAAAAATAACATGATTTTTGAAGATGTTTTTACGAAACATGACTATGTATCACAATAGTTTTCTACGGGTTCCAAGCTGGAACTGACAAAATCCACCAGCGAAACAACGGTGCCATACAAAAAACACCATGACAAACTATGGGTACAGTCACTTTTCTTTAGCTTTTGCAAAAACAAACTATTGTAAATGGCACACAATATAGAAACAAACACAtagtaaaaaacaaatgtataaaatgagaTTGCATAATGGTATGATGTCCAGTCAGCTACTAGTTACTAAAGGAATAAGCCACACTGTAATGCATGGCCTCATCTGGCTCATCGCTTTAATAAGAGTGACACCATAAGTCACAATGAAATATGCAAATTGTCATTAAACAATaagctatatatataatataataacaatatatatatataatataataataatcacaataaacTATTCCTCTaccacaaaatgtaatttgtttagATTATGGTTACTGTTGCCTGGCAACCATAGACCACTGAAAGAAGACAAGAACTTTCAGTCACCCTCTTTTTTGTCATGTAATATCAAAAAAATATCATAACGCAGCAGTGTTTAATGAAGATACTTTTGCCTCATAAGTTGTGGGCCCAGCACAATGATCATGGTAATTTTCAATAGCCTCCCTACATGATTTCCTGTGTTGTGTTAGAATCAAGCTAACAGTACACATTCATTTAGCATCAAGCTAAAAGTACACATTCATTTCTGAGTTTTACGCCATTTCAGGCAAATCTAATCAAAAACATGGACACTTAAAGCATGTAAGATATTCAAGTaacatatttacttttttataataattactTTTTAATCACAATATAAAAAATTAGTAAATACTTCAGTTTAAATAGTAGCTTAGCCTGTTTTGCCTGCTTTGCTTAGCCGAGTTGTTAAGAATATAAGCTATAAGcaactcagtttaaacaaaatcaGATTCTTACATCATCTAATAATATAGGTTGTGGTCCATGCAAGCAGCAGAACAGTGTATTCACAGCATAATAACAGTGACTTTGCATGAGTATAATGGTTTTGAACACAGCTCAGCCAATAAgatttcaggactggagctaCCCTTTCTACAATATGCAGTTTatgcacagtgtgtgtttgtttgtttacagtttcTTCATAATTGGTCTAAATCTGCCTTTTTATGatacattcagctgttcagtgttctagaagtaTTTAGATTAGCAAGTCACAGCCTCAAACTTCACCATCTATAATGTGAGATGTAGTTATCTATGCCAGTTTGTGCCATACTAGATTTGGCCTAAACTGTAAATAGCATGCCATGGATTTCAGACGTTCCTCTCTCAGACTACAAATATTTGATTAAGTGAATGACAGAAGAGAAGACACATTCACTTTAAAAGTCATTACAACCCGAAGGCCTGAGGATATTAAAGAGCTCATCTGATGATAGCGTTTTCAGATTAGGGTCtattatcagcactgcagtaacccaGACGACAGGAGGGGAATTAAtgtagtgtgtgtttaagaGTGAGGAGACGAAGCCTCATTAGTGAGCCGTCTTTGCACACAcactgcatcacacacacatgcgctgTGCGTACAGACCATCACTTTTATCTGTGAGTGGCATGGCTCTCTAATTACCGGGATTAAAAACATGGCCTTCGTCTCCTCTACCTCacacataccacacacacacacacacacacacacatctccctCATACTTAAAaatgctacatttacatttattatcttatccagagcaacttacaaagATCCTACCTGAAAAGTTAATACCAAAAGCCCTTAAAATACAAAGGTCTGTATATAGCCCTACTGGCTCTACCTAATAAGTGACATAAGCAACTGCttagaagaggaggagaaaacacTGAAAGATAAAGTGTTAACAACACTATGTAATTTTTTGGCTTTTAGCTACAAGGAGTGGTCAGTCTGGTTTGATTCTGAGAAAGTCATTGTAATTAAATTGTACCTTATTAGGACCCAAACTAACTGTGATTAACATTGTCATCAGCAATACAAAAATTACCCATTACTTCTTTAATAAAAGTTTAGACTGTTTTGGGAATCATTGTTATTAGTCTCTAATAACGGCACATACAGCACATAATTTTACAGCACATACACTAGCAAGCTAATGTTAAACAACATTACAATTCTCAACTAAAGAATGTTTATTTAAGACTATTTATAAGATATATGTATAATTGTTTCTCTTAAcccttttatattgtttatgtttttgctactggtctggtggacccactgcattatttttatttttttttaattaatactgccataacaataataaaaaatacctgatgtttaaaatatcacaagtggccagcataggttctcctttagcagctgtagccagtcagcagcctgtccatgttgtccatcctcacatacacacaaacacatacacacacagacacacacacacaaacaaacagtaagccatgtaagagaaaaacagagtgaagggacaccttcacactttttttctccacatgttcaccccagcaccacatgtgtaatataaatgtgtagggggtgTGCAGTGTGGAGTCACAGGCCAAGGATTCTGAGGTTAAAACAagaataaatcacatcattttttcttttggtaaacattgataatgggtcccacagacctgaacatcaCACAAAGGTTAAATTAGGCCTGGTTCTTATACATAATAATTCAGCACATCTtttgcatattaaaaaaaacaaacaaattgaaCATTTCCATCCTAGCAGGAGCACATCAAATAACTTACTAAAATTGATGGTTCAAACCTGGACCTCAGAGGAAAACAAATACTCTCtggttttattttcagtaatCCATTTACAATGTTTAAGTCTGGGGGAGTGTGGCAAAAAATCTTGCCTAAGGCCTCCAAAATGCTACAGCCAGCTCTGATGGACCCACACATCcacactttcagaactacataACACATATGCTGTTGCTGTCATTACAAGGGGTGACAGTATGTAGACACGTTTGATTTTGATTTAAGGAGTCAAGACATGATTCTTTATGCAGCtagattttttatttctatagcctacattgtgatttctttctgtatttgtccacctagcattagcttagttgaatgtgaatgtagcccATACATTGCACACTTGTCACTTCTATAGGCTTATATTCACTGTCAACCTACAtttaaactaaaaactaaacGTCTATGTAAAATTAAGTCTGTGTAAAAGTCTTgattaagatgttttatgcatTGAAACAGTATCTTGTAAAAGAGAATTGTGATGCATCACAAAGGGTTGATTCTTTTTCCCGTACCTGAGATAACTTCCGATCTTCAAACCAGCAACTCTACAGATGACAGAAATACTTCAAGACCAcctatcctacatttttcctctattttatatttttgcttATGATGAGATTCActtatgtttgtgtggtgtgatGTTTTAAGTTCCAAATTGATTTTTAGAAGACTGTTTTCaaacctttctttatcccttgGAATAAGAGTTTTAGTCCCTGTGCCTTTTCCTGTgagtgatatatgtaaatgagctctgttctgattggctgtcctgttttGGGCCTCAATCCAAAAGaagtctgagctgaaacattccttataacttcagcttgAAATGgaaggctaaactgctgtgggctgaaaaAGTAGATGTATGTCAGTGAGTtcaaaacaggatgtttttaCAGCTTAACTGGGtagtgaacagtatgttttggAACCTTAATATTTACATACTAAATCAAATTCTTTCGTTTCAAAGAAATGAGGAAAATTTTGTTTAATGGAAGATCAGTGTACATTAATATAACAAGACCCTTATTCAAAGTCACTTTGGGCCACTTTTGACTCATTAATCATTAAATGTTCAGATAACATAAATGGCTGAATTAAACATGGCGTTATAATACAGTAAGTTTATAGTAGTTAAAGAATAATGTGTAATAATTATTCAAGAGTGTGTCTTAATTAATCTTAAGGATTATTAACTGAATAATGAAGcttgcagtttaaggggttaacaggACTTTGAGTTATGACACTAAGACACTGAACAGGAGTGCTGATAGCTAGCATTAAAATATACTTATTAGAAATGTTGTTTAACCTTTAGGacaagttgaataaaatgtAGTCTGAGAGATAGCACAGACACAGACTACTTATGAAACTGGCTGCGTCACTTTGTTCCGTGTGGAAGGCTGGTGAGacatgtgcatgcatgtgtatgtgggCGTGTGAGAAGGGAGGAGAGCGAGGGAGTGAGGGAGCgggggagggaggagggagctGAGAGGAGAGCCGTAGGAGGGAGAATCTAttcagagaagagaggagaggaggccTCTGCTGTGGCTGAGAATCCAAGGAGAAGGGGCTGTTCTCTAAGTGTGGGTGGCTTCAAAAATTAGGCCTGGATCACAAGTACAGCAACTGTTCAATTGCTCACGCCACTGTCGATGAAAATAGATCATGGtggaagaaaagcaaaaaaaaaaaaaaatcacaagagGCTGGATGCTGTGTCAGAGAAACGCATGTGTTTGCCAATCTTTTtgaagaaggaagagagaagtGATCTTGCAATCTGGGATTGCTGTATGGGTATAAAGTTGCCCTCCAGCCCCAGTCTAGGTGGGGCTCACTGAAGACGTCACCCCATGTCATCTTCCCCATTATTTCTGTTATGATATGTTTACCCACTGTTGTTAATCCCCTAAACCGCAGGCTTGTTTTCTAGTTATTAATTTTAGGACATGCCATGTGCAGGTAAGGTATTATGTgctaactactatgaaactaatacaTTGTCTTTATCATATAAACACCTTGTAATCctgttttttcccatttttattgttttcttttttatcatgAGAGATGGCAGCTGACATTTATactatgtaaacatttcataatgaatggaccaataaaaatggtccaaatgaacatggaataaaatgtttcattatattctcaaaaataaaaatactaaattGTTGCTCAgacagtacccctcttgtcactggtgtgataccctcaagggtacgtcTCAGTATCTTtcgtcagggaacataactgtactatccatccatccatccatccattttctaagccgcttctccgtcagggtcgcgggggggtgctggagcctatcccagcagtcttcgggcggaaggcaggatacaccctggacaggtcgccagtccatcgtagggttaactgtactataatccattgaaatgatatttttaagCTGTATTTTAAGATGTGACTCCACAGACCACATCTTGCCTTCAgactttttactttattgttctgCCTTAAAGTTTATGAAAAGTATAATACATCAAATACATCATtatcacctggaaaaacttatttaaggtacataaCTGGAccacattgtttgtacctcgatgaacgaaaaatgtacctgcacagaacctacCAACACCTCTGCAAACACCTCGCCTCAGTTTCCTCTCATCTGGTCCTACTGCTCCAGCACATTAGCCCTGAGCTCACTCTGGAAATAATTCAAGTTCATTTCATTGGAGCAGTTCATGGCTGTGAGTGGAAGACACTGAATCAAACAGGCTCCTttcccatttccaaaagaagGCAACTGACAGGTTGGACAGTGGAGGCAATCAAGCAGGTTCAAAATAAACCAATAATTTTAAAGTTCTACTTTAGGACAGTGCTCTCTGTGACAGTGCTCTGCCAGAAAACCTAAACCATTATTAAGCAGCCAGCATGCTGTTGATGCCTCCTTTTTCCCGTTAGCACGTGCTCCAGAAGTTTAAAAAGATTCCAAACTTATTCAAATACAACTTTCCTCCACTAAATCAGGGAAGCCATGACTGCGTTTTATTGTGGTTTTGCAGCGGGACGTACACTCGGCACAACACGATGTTTTTTCCGTGTCGACTTTCCCGGATGCCTTCCATTTAAGTCGAGAAGGGCGTGTTTTTGGGTCACCGGATGAAACCCATGTATGGGGGTGACCTGACCGGAATTCCTGACAGTGCGTGCATTGGGTTTAAGAAAGTTGGCAAGGAGATCTCTTAATATAATAACCAGCGAAGagcaaattaaaacaaaaacacacatacaaactgcCGTGTGGTGTGCAGGCTGCCAGAGTAACTCTGAGTTAGTCTGGAAAGCACCACCATAACGCATGGAAGATCACGGCTCGCGAGGTAAGGGCTCCCAGTGTTGTCGTCAGCGGTGCTGCCCATTACGAGCCCAACccgctctttcttttttttattttttttaaagctcatGTCCATATATGGTCAGTGACGTCACCGGCCATCCACAGCCTCCTCTTAAACGCTACTAACACACGGGGCTCACTTATCTATCAGACACAGGACAGCTGAAGGGTGAATCCACCACAGGCGAACAGGCCCTCAACCCAAACTAACATGTCCAGTAAAGCCGCTGTCATCTTCACTCCTACCTGCTGAACTATAATGCCCGCGCGCGCTCTCCTCCAATTCACACAAGCGAGCGATTCTGAGCAACTTTTCCGCGGCTTAAAATGACGACTAAAACTGTGGATAAAGTGGCCGAGTCGCTCAGCGAGTTCCTGCGCTCCATCCCGGTGTATCCCATGGATGAGATCCCCTCACCATTACCCAGCGGCTTTGCTAATGTAGACGCGGGAAACGGCTCTGAGTTCAGTGAGGCGGCGGGAGGTAAGACCGAGACCAGCCACTCCACCTCTTCACCTGGTAAACGAGTGTAGCGGTGTTCCGTCTCTCAGCCTCTACCTGCAGATTCTGGGAGATTCATTCAGTGACGGTTAactgctctgtttctgtgtgAGATTCATTTCTTCCTAATTTCTGGACAACCTCTTAGAAAAATTttgtcagcaaataaacagcaaactAACTGTTACTGCGGAAATTGTTCAGTTGTTCTGAATATTCTGAATGAACTCTGAACACTGCAGATGCGGGCAGCAACTAGTTAGcctacatttatttcattccaTAAGCTGATCAAATGGAACCACCTGAGTGTTTTCATCTGTTGTGTTTTTCACTTTTGCTTTTGAATATTCAGGCGCAGTTTGAGAAAATGAATTTTACCCTTTCCTCAGCTCCACTATAGTCATAACCATCTTtcgtgttttgtgtttattttttgtctgttgGAGAGTGTGGGCTGTTTTCCAGCTCTATAGGGAACCCATTACGTGGGTAGTTTTGGTGCCTGATGGTtgcatttacttttatttgacTCGTCATTTATATATGTTTCATAAGTTTTACCTCAGCATGGTTCTGCACTCAAACTCCCTCACCCTGTGCTGAACCCTGCCACTACAATGTGCCCCATTGTCTAAAAAGGAAAGGTGTAACATCCTGATAACTGATTTAACGTCAGTCTTCGTTTGTTCTTACCTGACAGGTGGCCTGAGCGCTGACAGCTTCTCCGAACCTCAGAACTCGCCTCTTTCCTACACAGGCAAAATATCTATTGACTCTCAGTTCGCGCAGGGCAGCTGGACACAGGAAGGTCTGATCAGCCTGGTCTGTGCGGAGGTAGAAGGCAAGACCACCCTCCCCGCGCTCTCCTCCGCCTCGCCAGCACCCACTGACCTTACCGGGGCTGCAGGGCTCTCTGAAGGGCCCGGAAAAGCCCCCTCCTCCGCAATGGAGCACATGTACACGCCGCCCCCTCCCTACACCTGTAGCGCTGATGTCTATCAGGATCCCTCCGCGTACTCCTCCGCCACTTCGTGCGCTGTAACGCACCCGTGCGCCATGTCCTACTCCTCCTCGCCGAAGCCCACGGTGGACGGCGCGCTTTTCTCCATCCTGCCGGACTACGGGGGGTTTTATCAGAGCAGCAGTGGGCCACGGGACGTCCCGCCTATTCTCCAGGACCGAAAGCCCTTCTCGTGCTCGCTGGAGTCCGTCCGAGTGCCCCCGCCGCCCCTCACGCCCCTCAACACGATACGCAACTTCACGCTCGCGGAGGGTCCGCGTGCGCCCGCGcgcctcctcctccctcctccgCCACCCCTTGCGCACGCCGCCCCGCTGCGCCCTATCGCGCGCCCCCGCAGGTACCCGCCGCGCGCGTGCAAGACGCCAGTGCACGAGCGGCCGTACCCATGCCCGGCCGAAGGCTGCGACCGCCGCTTTTCGCGCTCCGACGAGCTGGCGCGCCACGTGCGCGTGCACACGGGCCACAAGCCCTTTCAGTGCCGCATCTGCATGCGCAGCTTCGGCCGCAGCGATCACCTCACCACGCACATCCGCACGCACACGGGCGAGAAGCCGTTCGCGTGCGACCTGTGTGGACGGAAGTTCGCCAGGAGCGACGAGCGCAGACGCCACGCGAGGATCCAccagagacagagcgagaggcGCGAGCGCGCGAgccaacaacagcagcagcagcaggagcagcagcagcagccgccCGCTGAGGGCGCGAGGTGAAGGAGCAGTTGTTGCTGGACACATATGGCACGAGCCTCCGTTATTATCAGCAAGGGACAGCACTGCGCTGAGCCCTGAAGGCAGCTTGAACGTGAGCTCGGCGTGTGAGcgtgtttttttattgtaagcCCGGACCAGTGGGTCACAGTCCTGATGCTGGAGGATCCTCTGCTGCACACGCTGGAGTTTACTCTGCGCTAACACAACTGATCCAAGCATTCAGCTGAGTAACAGGTCCTTCAGGTGTGTTGCTGCAGGGAAAACTTTCCGATGTGCAGGACAGGGGTCCTCCAGAACCAGGATTCactcaaaa is drawn from Pygocentrus nattereri isolate fPygNat1 chromosome 10, fPygNat1.pri, whole genome shotgun sequence and contains these coding sequences:
- the egr2a gene encoding LOW QUALITY PROTEIN: E3 SUMO-protein ligase EGR2a (The sequence of the model RefSeq protein was modified relative to this genomic sequence to represent the inferred CDS: deleted 1 base in 1 codon) codes for the protein MTTKTVDKVAESLSEFLRSIPVYPMDEIPSPLPSGFANVDAGNGSEFSEAAGGGLSADSFSEPQNSPLSYTGKISIDSQFAQGSWTQEGLISLVCAEVEGKTTLPALSSASPAPTDLTGAAGLSEGPGKAPSSAMEHMYTPPPPYTCSADVYQDPSAYSSATSCAVTHPCAMSYSSSPKPTVDGALFSILPDYGGFYQSSSGPRDVPPILQDRKPFSCSLESVRVPPPPLTPLNTIRNFTLAEGPRAPARLLLPPPPPLAHAAPLRPIARPRRYPPRACKTPVHERPYPCPAEGCDRRFSRSDELARHVRVHTGHKPFQCRICMRSFGRSDHLTTHIRTHTGEKPFACDLCGRKFARSDERRRHARIHQRQSERRSARANNSSSSRSSSSSRPLRARGEGAVVAGHIWHEPPLLSARDSTALSPEGSLNVSSACERVFLL